The DNA sequence GCGGATTCATCAACATCACGGGGATCTGGGCCTCGTTGGTGATGATCTCCTGCTCGTAGGGCACGCCCAGCACGCCGAAGATGTTGCCCTGCGCCAGATTCATGATGGTGATCAGATCGGCGTCCACGCGCACGGCGTGTTTCACCACGGCCTTCACAAAATCACCACTGTCCTCCTCGGCGATGGTGGCGTCGTGCACGATGCCGCGCTCGTCCAGATATTGATTGGCGAAACGAATATGGTTCTCCAGCTGCTTGTGCAGGAATTCATCCTCCTCTTTGGGCACCAGCAGATGCACCTTGCTGTTGAAGGTCTTGGCCATGGCGGCCACCAACGTGAGCTTTTGCCGGGTCTCCTTGTGCAGGTCCAGGGGCACCACGATGGAGTCGTAGCCACCCTCCTTGATGCCTCGCTCCTGTACCACGATGAAGGGCACCTCCGAATGGGTGATCACCCGGAGCGCACGGCTGCCGGTAATGAATTGCATGCCTTGCATGCCGTGGGTTCCCATCACGATCAGCGAAGCGTCGATCTCCGCGGCGGCATGGCCGATGTCCTCGTATATGGAACCCACGCGCACCAGCTTGTACAGGGGCACGGCCGGGGTCTTGGTACGGGCCTGATCGAGCACCTCGTCCAGCTTGTTGCGCGCCTCATCCACCTCGCCCTGTTTGGCCACCACATGCAGCAGATAGACCTCGGCACCGGTATGGCCGGCGAGGTTCGCAGCGTGTTCCAGGGCGCATTCGGCCACCCGCGAGAAGTCCGTGGGGACCAGGATCCGGTTCTTGTGTTCGCTCATGATGCCTTGCTGGTTTTCAACGCCCCGCAGCCAGGGCGAGGCGGCCAAAAGTAGGCAAGATGCGTGCAAAGGGTAGGGCTTGGCGAAGAGCAGACAGGCGTTTGTCAACGCCTGTTAACGACTACAAACGGATACTGCCCGGATCGGATCCGCATGGTGGGCCTGTTTCGCATCGCCGATGAACGAATGTCGGCCCCAAAACCAACCCGCCATGAGTACCTCGATGAACAACAAAGTGCAACTGATCGGCCACCTGGGCAAGGACCCCGAGTTGAAGGAGACCGGCAATGGCAAGCGCATGCTGCGTTTGAACCTGGCCACCAACGACTATTACAAGGGTGCGGATGGCGAGATGAAGGAGAACACCGAATGGCACACGGTCGTGGCATGGGGCCAGGCGGCTGAGAAGCTCGCCGGTGCCGTACGCAAGGGCAGCGGCCTCATTGTGGAAGGACGTCTCACGCACCGGGCCTACGAGACCAAGGAGGGTGAGAAGCGATACAGCTCCGAGGTGGTGCTGGGTGCCTACCGCCTGCTGGGTGCCCGTACCACAGCGTGATGCGACGGGAAGATCGG is a window from the Flavobacteriales bacterium genome containing:
- a CDS encoding universal stress protein; this encodes MSEHKNRILVPTDFSRVAECALEHAANLAGHTGAEVYLLHVVAKQGEVDEARNKLDEVLDQARTKTPAVPLYKLVRVGSIYEDIGHAAAEIDASLIVMGTHGMQGMQFITGSRALRVITHSEVPFIVVQERGIKEGGYDSIVVPLDLHKETRQKLTLVAAMAKTFNSKVHLLVPKEEDEFLHKQLENHIRFANQYLDERGIVHDATIAEEDSGDFVKAVVKHAVRVDADLITIMNLAQGNIFGVLGVPYEQEIITNEAQIPVMLMNPRETSTSASGWSFQ
- a CDS encoding single-stranded DNA-binding protein produces the protein MSTSMNNKVQLIGHLGKDPELKETGNGKRMLRLNLATNDYYKGADGEMKENTEWHTVVAWGQAAEKLAGAVRKGSGLIVEGRLTHRAYETKEGEKRYSSEVVLGAYRLLGARTTA